In Eupeodes corollae chromosome 3, idEupCoro1.1, whole genome shotgun sequence, a single genomic region encodes these proteins:
- the LOC129951380 gene encoding uncharacterized protein LOC129951380, which produces MFEKILIFSTLLSVSLAELPSFGPYATSGWRPQGPSFGLPNEYFAVQAAQRAPRVELEITKERVDYAGQLTEANAPQISPNYAYLPPDEIDETLGVDVVQVQGLPNKPGVQFNRFKAPFLNTREYYPYRRISQFRRPQQFSGKTKIINSNSQQFSPVKFPSTQYGIPVVDQPSDTSENQANGYTFPLPEEPFNEGSEQIVEGSVTKGEYFVLTPEKTLQKVSYKTSQTEEEARTNAFTAELKYTPVDKIEGPLYKYNDQGQLVRIYKK; this is translated from the exons ATGTTTGAAAAg attttaatattcagtacTTTGTTATCAGTTTCTTTGGCTGAACTGCCATCTTTCGGGCCCTATGCAACATCTGGTTGGAGACCACAAGGTCCCTCTTTTGGCCTTCCAAATGAATACTTTGCAGTACAAGCAGCACAGAGAGCACCACGAGTTGAACTCGAGATTACCAAAGAACGTGTAGACTATGCGGGGCAGCTTACTGAAGCAAATGCTCCCCAAATTAGTCCAAACTACGCCTATCTACCTCCAGACGAAATTGATGAGACTTTAGGTGTAGACGTAGTTCAAGTCCAAGGCCTGCCAAATAAGCCTGGAGTACAGTTTAACCGTTTTAAAGCACCATTTCTTAATACTCGGGAGTACTATCCTTACCGTCGAATCAGTCAGTTCCGTAGGCCACAACAATtctccggcaaaacaaaaatcattaattcCAATAGTCAACAATTTTCACCTGTTAAATTTCCTTCGACCCAATATGGAATACCTGTAGTAGATCAACCATCCGATACCTCCGAGAACCAAGCAAATGGCTATACATTTCCTCTTCCAGAAGAACCATTTAATGAAGGAAGTGAACAAATTGTAGAAGGCTCTGTGACCAAAGGGGAATACTTTGTATTGACACCAGAAAAGACTTTACAGAAAGTCAGCTATAAGACTTCTCAAACGGAGGAAGAAGCACGAACGAATGCTTTCACCGCCGAGTTAAAGTACACACCTGTTGACAAAATTGAAGGGCCATTGTATAAGTATAATGACCAAGGACAATTGGTTAGAATTTATAAGAAGTAG
- the LOC129950962 gene encoding pro-resilin gives MKCFATIAVLACVALVRCEPPLPQNSYLPPNQQSTEPSNNYLPPTQSYQSPANNYLPPQRSQASGAAPQNSYAAPGVTSAIFSKQQQGAYPSANQGYPNSGYGAGSNNGYGNGNGNDEENYGPAKYEFKYDVQDYESGNDFGHMESRDGDRTVGRYYVLLPDGRKQVVDYEADQNGYRPTITYEQTGNAYNNGAHGGSAGGRGDGGFSGYDSNAQSKYQGYN, from the exons atgaag TGCTTTGCAACGATAGCTGTTTTGGCCTGCGTCGCTTTAGTAAGATGCGAACCTCCGTTACCACAAAATTCATATCTTCCACCAAATCAACAATCTACCGAGCCATCAAATAATTACCTGCCACCCACTCAGTCATACCAATCACCTGCTAACAATTATCTACCACCCCAAAGGAGTCAAGCCTCTGGTGCTGCGCCTCAAAATTCATATGCCGCTCCAGGTGTTACGTCAGCGATCTTTTCGAAACAACAACAGGGTGCCTATCCATCGGCCAACCAGGGATATCCAAACTCAGGATATGGTGCAGGTAGTAACAATGGCTATGGTAACGGAAACGGAAACGACGAAGAGAACTACGGTCCGGCAAAATACGAATTCAAGTATGACGTTCAAGACTACGAGTCCGGTAATGATTTCGGTCACATGGAGTCACGAGATGGAGATAGAACTGTTGGTCGTTACTACGTTTTGTTGCCTGATGGCAGGAAGCAAGTTGTTGATTATGAAGCTGATCAAAACGGATACCGTCCAACTATTACTTACGAGCAAACTGGAAACGCTTATAACAATGGTGCACATGGTGGCAGTGCTGGTGGTCGTGGTGATGGTGGTTTCAGTGGATACGACTCAAATGCCCAAAGTAAATACCAAGGATATAACTAA